In Porites lutea chromosome 7, jaPorLute2.1, whole genome shotgun sequence, a single window of DNA contains:
- the LOC140942629 gene encoding tRNA (guanine(6)-N(2))-methyltransferase THUMP3-like, which produces MADGGDVVVTVCATVSTGLESVAVSECREKLNCKSIREGRGRVYFDIPTNFFSQLKNLRSIENLFVVIKEYEEDNDELDCFSPEILEKLYKLPQALDWKVALSLWKQFTGYAGMLFRSETSAHAEDMKKRCQSFVDNKCSEVKDEQNSQEGGNDKVVDEEGVMEAPAKRIKHSGEDSNEDKFELTQNSSSDKSFNTSNLLPQFRVTCTRTGNKHGFSSPEAAAKFGGGINDWFGWRVNLSNPDIEVLLNIVNGNVVIGIALTKESRGKRNITHFGPTTLKSSIAYCMLQLANIQPGDIVCDPMCGGGSIPIEAALNWPKSAHFCGDHHDLAPTRTLANVQSVTEQQLNNKKTLPLDIYQWDVCNLPLKSNSVDVFVTDLPFGKKSGSKHENWTLYPKALEEMARVCSTGSGRAVLLTQDKRVMGKVLNSSVHWKKDLTLWINMGGLKAGLYILSRTRKC; this is translated from the exons ATGGCGGACGGTGGTGATGTGGTTGTAACAGTGTGCGCCACTGTTTCGACAGGTTTAGAATCTGTTGCTGTCTCGGAATGCAGAGAAAAACTAAATTGTAAATCCATAAGGGAGGGAAGAGGCCGTGTATACTTTGATATCCcgacaaattttttttctcagctgAAAAACCTTCGCTCTATTGAGAACTTGTTTGTTGTCATAAAAGAATACGAAGAAGACAACGATGAACTCGATTGCTTCAGCCCAGAGATTCTCGAGAAACTGTACAAATTACCTCAAGCACTGGACTGGAAGGTGGCGCTTTCTCTGTGGAAGCAGTTTACAGGGTATGCGGGAATGCTTTTCAGAAGTGAGACGTCTGCGCATGCTGAAGATATGAAAAAGAGATGCCAGTCGTTTGTAGACAATAAGTGCTCCGAAGTTAAAGATGAGCAAAATTCACAAGAAGGCGGTAATGATAAGGTTGTTGATGAAGAAGGCGTTATGGAAGCTCCTGCGAAAAGGATAAAACATAGCGGTGAAGATTCAAATGAGGATAAGTTTGAA TTGACTCAAAATTCATCAAGTGATAAATCCTTTAATACCTCCAACCTACTGCCGCAATTCCGTGTTACATGCACCCGTACTGGCAATAAGCATGGCTTTTCATCCCCGGAGGCTGCAGCCAAGTTTGGAGGAGGGATAAATGACTGGTTTGGCTGGCGTGTGAACCTTAGCAATCCAGACATTGAAGTTCTACTCAATATTGTCAATGGAAATGTTGTTATTGGTATTGCGTTAACCAAAGAAAGCAGAGGAAAACGAAACATTACTCACTTTGGGCCAACAACATTGAAGTCCTCCATAGCTTATTGCATGCTTCAGCTGGCAAATATCCAGCCAG GGGACATTGTTTGTGACCCTATGTGTGGAGGTGGCTCTATTCCAATTGAGGCTGCCCTAAACTGGCCCAAGTCTGCACACTTCTGTGGAGATCACCATGATTTGGCTCCCACCAGGACTTTGGCAAATGTTCAGAGTGTTACCGAACAGCAGTTAAACAACAA AAAAACTCTTCCCTTGGACATTTACCAGTGGGATGTTTGCAACCTCCCTCTCAAATCCAACAGTGTTGATGTTTTTGTTACTGATCTTCCTTTTGGCAAGAAGAGTGGATCTAAACATGAGAATTGGACATTGTACCCCAAAGCATTGGAGGAAATGGCTAGAGTTTGTTCTACAGGAAGTGGTAGGGCTGTGCTTCTAACACAGGACAAGAGAGTTATGGGCAAAGTGCTTAACAGTTCAGTACATTGGAAAAAAGATTTGACATTGTGGATAAATATGGGAGGACTTAAAGCAGGACTTTATATTCTGTCCAGGACAAGAAAGTGTTAA
- the LOC140943717 gene encoding uncharacterized protein encodes MKKSPVAALKEDDITTGAEETLQFGDDNLRAIAEVYKNEGNDEYKKNNFNSAIFFYTEGIKVNCKDEDLNAKLYSNRAAAHFNLGNYSETVSDAKSAIELKPSYLKAFVRGASACVQLKKFKEANTWCDKGLTIDPNNQTLLELRERVLGEKRTLQESDGKKRNGQTAETSGDNKAYGNLGSAYDSRGRFKAAVDYHERILEISRELGDKWNEGASYGNLGNAYYSLGDFKTAIHYHKRRLEIAEELGDRSGQGKAYCNLGNAHSSLGDIKTAIDYHERHLKIAKELGDRSGEGAANGNLGNAHHSLGDFKTAIDYHKRHLKIAKELCDRLNEGKTYGNLGNALLSLGDIKTAIDYHERNLKIAKEFHDRSGEGIAYGNLGIAYSRLGDFKTAIDYHKRDLKIANEMGDRSGEGAAYSNLGDAYHELGDFKTAIDYHKLHLKITEELDDRSGKGVAYGNLGDAHRSLGDFKTALDYHERQLKIAKEVGEIQREGAAYSGLGNTHARLGDSQTAIDYHERHLQIAKELGDRWGEKAAYNNLGNSYDQLGDFKAAIGYHERCLQIAKELGDRSGEGGAYGNLGNAFENLGDFTTAIDHHERHLKIARALGDRLGEEYAYGSLGKAHGKLGDFKTAVDYHERCLQIAKELGDRSGEGGAYGNLGNAHGSLGDIKTAIDYHERHLTIAKVLEDRPGEGSAYGNLGIAYQSLGDIKTAIDYYKRHLKFVKEMGDRSGEGSSYGNLGSAYYSLGDFKTAKDYHELTLKIARELDDPLQEGKACINLGSNFACLGQVPVAIEYYELAIALFNNIRDRLQLNDEWKISLRDQYQRLYTALWWLKLKEGEVTEALLSAEKGRAQGLKDLMELNYVFKENDAELIKESRTFHELFNSLPPNTIFMAIVEKELILWVCQPGKEVEFRRKEVSCEYEINSFFQSLLEKISATDNVQCEDRSLELTKDKRLADKGSPKCDRQTQDLHSQERALSTLYDTIIDPIQDLLSGSEVIFVPEGPLCLAPFAAFMGPDSKYLCESFRIRVAPSLTSLKMIADCPVDHHLTSGVLLVGDPWVQDVTTLPPLPFAREEVQMIGRVLGSTPLIGRQATKDEVLKRLGSVALVHFAAHGSMEAGEIALAPKNGEMDFILTMKDVKRVQIRARLVVLSCCHSAHGEIKAEGVVGIARAFLGAGARSVLVSLWAIDDRATLEFMKHFYQHLVEGKSASKALNQAMNCMRESREFSAVDHWAPFVLIGDDVTLEFGGSK; translated from the exons ATGAAGAAAAGTCCAGTCGCAGCTCTGAAAGAAGATGACATCACAACAGGGGCTGAGGAAACTCTCCAATTTGGTGATGACAATTTAAGAG CAATTGCAGAGGTTTACAAGAATGAGGGTAACGATGAATACAAGAAGAACAATTTCAACAGCGCCATTTTCTTTTACACTGAAGGAATTAAAGTGAACTGCAAGGATGAAGATCTTAACGCCAAACTGTATAGCAACAGGGCAGCAGCACACTTTAACTTGG GAAATTACTCTGAAACAGTGAGTGATGCTAAAAGTGCCATTGAACTAAAGCCATCTTATTTGAAAGCTTTTGTGCGGG GGGCAAGTGCCTGTGTACAGTTGAAAAAGTTTAAGGAAGCCAATACCTGGTGTGATAAGGGTTTGACA ATTGACCCGAACAACCAGACGTTGCTGGAGTTACGAGAAAGGGTTTTGGGAGAAAAAAGGACATTGCAAGAGAGCGACGGGAAAAAG AGAAATGGCCAGACGGCTGAAACATCGGGGGACAATAAGGCATATGGTAATCTTGGCAGTGCCTATGACAGTCGAGGACGTTTTAAAGCAGCCGTGGACTACCATGAACGTATCCTGGAAATTTCGAGAGAATTAGGTGATAAATGGAATGAGGGAGCTTCGTATggcaatcttggcaacgcctattatAGTCTAGGAGATTTTAAAACAGCCATACACTACCATAAACGTCGCCTGGAAATTGCAGAAGAATTGGGTGACAGATCAGGGCAGGGAAAGGCGTattgtaatcttggcaacgcccaTAGCAGTCTGGGAGATATAAAAACAGCCATAGACTACCATGAGCGTCACCTGAAAATTGCGAAAGAACTGGGCGACCGATCAGGGGAAGGAGCCGCGAACggcaatcttggcaacgccCATCACAGTTTAGGGGATTTTAAAACAGCCATAGACTACCATAAACGTCAccttaaaattgcaaaagaactGTGTGATAGATTGAACGAAGGAAAAACGTATGGCAATCTTGGCAATGCGCTTTTAAGTCTGGGAGATATTAAAACAGCCATCGACTATCATGAACGGAACCTGAAAATTGCGAAAGAATTCCATGACAGATCAGGGGAGGGAATCGCGTATGGCAATCTTGGCATTGCTTATTCTAGACTGGGAGACTTTAAAACAGCCATAGACTACCATAAACGTGATCTGAAAATTGCGAATGAAATGGGTGACAGATCAGGGGAAGGAGCTGCATATAGCAATCTTGGCGACGCCTATCACGAACTGGGAGATTTTAAAACGGCCATTGACTATCATAAACTTCACTTGAAAATTACGGAAGAACTGGATGACAGATCAGGGAAAGGAGTCGCGTATGGCAATCTTGGCGACGCTCATCGCAGTCTGGGAGATTTTAAAACTGCCTTAGACTATCATGAACGccagctgaaaattgcaaaagaggTGGGCGAGATACAAAGGGAAGGAGCTGCGTATAGTGGTCTTGGTAACACCCATGCCAGGCTGGGAGATTCTCAAACAGCCATTGACTACCATGAACGTCATTTGCAAATTGCGAAAGAGTTGGGTGACAGATGGGGAGAAAAGGCCGCGTACAACAATCTGGGCAACTCCTATGACCAACTAGGAGATTTTAAAGCAGCCATAGGCTATCATGAACGTTGCCTGCAAATTGCGAAAGAATTGGGCGACAGGTCAGGGGAAGGAGGCGCGTATGGTAATCTTGGAAATGCCTTTGAAAATCTAGGAGATTTTACAACAGCCATAGACCACCATGAGCGTCACTTGAAAATTGCGAGAGCATTGGGTGACAGATTGGGTGAAGAATACGCGTATGGCAGTCTTGGCAAGGCCCATGGCAAACTCGGAGATTTTAAGACAGCCGTAGACTACCATGAACGTTGCCTGCAAATTGCGAAAGAATTGGGTGACAGGTCGGGGGAAGGAGGCGCGTATGGTAATCTTGGTAACGCCCATGGTAGTCTGGGAGATATTAAAACAGCTATAGACTACCATGAACGCCACCTAACCATTGCGAAAGTATTGGAAGACAGACCAGGGGAAGGATCCGCTTATGGCAATCTTGGTATCGCCTATCAAAGTCTGGGAGACATCAAAACAGCGATAGACTACTATAAGCGTCACTTAAAATTTGTGAAAGAAATGGGTGACAGGTCAGGGGAAGGATCTTCTTATGGCAATCTTGGCAGCGCCTATTACAGTCTAGGAGATTTTAAAACAGCCAAAGACTACCATGAACTTACCCTGAAAATTGCGAGAGAATTGGATGACCCATTACAAGAGGGAAAAGCGTGTATAAATCTTGGTTCTAATTTTGCTTGTTTAGGCCAAGTTCCAGTGGCCATTGAATATTACGAGCTCGCTATTGCTTTATTCAATAATATCAGAGATCGTCTTCAATTGAACGACGAGTGGAAAATAAGCTTACGTGATCAGTACCAAAGACTATACACTGCACTTTGGTGGCTGAAATTAAAAGAAGGGGAGGTTACGGAGGCTTTGCTTTCTGCCGAAAAAGGACGGGCACAGGGGTTAAAAGACCTTATGGAATTAAATTATGTATTTAAAGAGAATGATGCGGAATTGATTAAGGAAAGCAGAACCTTTCATGAACTGTTCAATAGCCTTCCTCCTAATACAATATTTATGGCGATTGTAGAGAAGGAATTAATTCTATGGGTCTGTCAGCCCGGAAAAGAGGTTGAATTTAGAAGAAAGGAAGTCAGTTGTGAATATGAGATCAACAGTTTTTTTCAGTCTCTTTTGGAGAAAATTAGTGCAACAGACAATGTGCAGTGTGAAGATCGTTCACTTGAATTGACGAAGGATAAAAGATTGGCAGATAAAGGATCACCTAAATGTGATAGACAAACTCAAGACTTGCACTCTCAAGAAAGAGCCTTGAGCACACTGTACGACACTATCATTGATCCTATCCAAGATCTTTTGTCAGGCAGTGAAGTCATATTCGTCCCAGAAGGTCCACTTTGCTTAGCTCCTTTTGCTGCATTTATGGGCCCAGACTCCAAGTACCTTTGCGAATCTTTCAGAATTCGCGTGGCTCCATCCCTCACCAGCTTAAAAATGATTGCGGATTGTCCGGTAGATCATCATCTCACATCGGGTGTGCTTCTCGTCGGTGATCCGTGGGTGCAAGACGTGACGACGCTACCGCCGTTGCCATTTGCCAGAGAAGAAGTACAGATGATTGGTAGAGTGCTTGGTAGTACGCCTCTTATTGGAAGACAGGCCACAAAGGATGAGGTGTTAAAACGACTCGGCTCAGTTGCTTTGGTCCACTTCGCTGCACATGGCAGCATGGAAGCAGGCGAAATTGCCTTAGCACCCAAAAATGGTGAGATGGATTTTATTCTGACGATGAAAGATGTAAAACGTGTTCAGATACGTGCAAGGTTGGTTGTACTCAGTTGCTGCCACAGTGCTCATGGCGAGATCAAAGCAGAGGGTGTAGTCGGCATAGCACGGGCATTTTTAGGTGCTGGTGCTCGCTCTGTTCTTGTATCATTGTGGGCGATTGACGACAGGGCCACTCTTGAGTTTATGAAACATTTCTATCAGCATCTTGTGGAAGGAAAAAGTGCTAGTAAAGCCCTTAACCAAGCAATGAATTGCATGAGAGAATCCAGAGAATTTAGCGCCGTAGATCACTGGGCACCGTTCGTTCTCATTGGTGATGACGTCACATTGGAATTTGGTGGGAGCAAATAG
- the LOC140942477 gene encoding elongation factor 1-gamma-like → MAEIQQYVNFADQELLPAVATWVFPTLGLMQYNKQSTDKAMEDVKKCLTVLNNVLLTKTFLVGERVSLADISVGCNLLMLYKQVMDPTFRAPFANVNRWFLTIVNQPQFKKILGEVKLCQTMAKFDVKKYAELHPKKEEKKEKKVKEEKKPKQEKLKQEKPKKQEKKKEEPEEEDDAPPPPKFVDPYAGLPKSSFDMDAFKRKYSNNDTDVSVPYFWEQFNKEDYSIWFAEYMYKDELSHIFKACNLVGGMFQRLEKLKKTAFASVCIFGKDKAESISGIWIFRGQELAFNLCEDWNIDAPSYKFTKLDVDNPEDKKKISDYLKQDEGDLMNHGYNQGKIFK, encoded by the exons ATGGCGGAGATCCAGCAGTATGTGAACTTTGCTGATCAAGAACTCTTGCCTGCAGTGGCTACCTGGGTGTTTCCTACTTTGGGTTTGATGCAATACAACAAGCAG TCCACTGACAAAGCCATGGAGGATGTTAAGAAGTGCTTGACAGTCCTGAACAATGTTTTACTGACCAAGACTTTTCTTGTTGGTGAGCGAGTATCTCTTGCTGACATCTCAGTTGGCTGCAACCTTCTCATGTTGTACAAGCAG GTGATGGACCCCACCTTCAGAGCTCCATTTGCTAATGTGAACAGATGGTTCCTTACCATCGTAAATCAGCCACAGTTTAAAAAGATCCTGGGAGAGGTGAAGCTTTGCCAAACTATGGCTAAATTTGATG TAAAGAAATATGCTGAGTTGCATCCTAAGAAggaggagaaaaaggaaaagaaagttaaagaggaaaaaaaaccaaaacaagaaaaactcaAGCaggaaaaaccaaagaaacaagaaaagaaaaaggaagaaccAGAAGAGGAAGACGATGCTCCACCACCGCCAAAGTTTGTAGACCCTTATGCTGGTCTGCCAAAGAG CTCTTTCGATATGGATGCCTTCAAGCGAAAGTACTCGAATAACGACACGGATGTGTCTGTTCCTTACTTCTGGGAGCAGTTTAACAAAGAAGACTATTCCATTTGGTTCGCTGAGTACATGTACAAAGACGAGCTATCACACATCTTTAAGGCCTGTAACTTAGTGGGTGGAATGTTTCAGCGACTGGAGAAACTAAAAAAGACGGCTTTTGCTAGTGTGTGCATATTTGGAAAAGACAAAGCAGAGTCAATCTCTGGTATATGGATATTCCGTGGACAGGAGCTGGCCTTCAAT CTTTGTGAGGACTGGAACATCGATGCCCCCTCGTACAAGTTCACAAAGCTGGACGTAGATAATCCCGAAGACAAGAAAAAGATTTCGGACTACCTGAAGCAAGATGAAGGAGATTTGATGAACCATGGCTATAACCAGGGAAAGATCTTTAAATAG